In a genomic window of Methanosarcina horonobensis HB-1 = JCM 15518:
- a CDS encoding CIS tube protein translates to MKQKPKKGFIEIFRGGKEQPEQIEILYFPPEYSIDKSNNFSEISVPGLESPYLQYIKGNSGSISLEVFYDTYEEGGVDVRKYTDQLTGLMNIDPELHAPPVLRFIWGLDSKEPFYCVLEKVTRRFTMFNSDGIPVRAKLNITLKEFKVELNSRERSLQSPDKTHVYTAKQGDSLWLIAYREYGDPGLWRPIALANKIEYPELLKPGTELIIPPVE, encoded by the coding sequence ATGAAGCAAAAACCAAAGAAAGGTTTTATCGAAATTTTCAGAGGAGGGAAAGAGCAGCCGGAACAAATTGAAATCCTTTATTTTCCTCCAGAATATTCGATTGATAAAAGTAACAATTTTTCTGAAATTTCAGTTCCAGGGCTTGAGTCCCCTTACCTGCAATACATAAAAGGGAATTCCGGAAGCATTAGCCTGGAAGTATTTTATGATACTTACGAGGAAGGCGGGGTAGATGTCAGAAAATATACGGATCAGCTGACAGGGCTTATGAATATTGATCCCGAATTGCATGCTCCTCCCGTGCTTCGCTTTATATGGGGTCTGGATTCGAAAGAGCCTTTTTACTGCGTGCTTGAGAAGGTGACCAGACGGTTCACAATGTTTAACTCGGACGGCATCCCTGTTCGGGCAAAACTTAACATTACTCTCAAAGAGTTCAAAGTTGAACTCAACAGCCGCGAAAGAAGCCTTCAGTCTCCAGATAAAACTCATGTTTATACTGCAAAACAGGGAGACAGCCTGTGGCTGATAGCTTACAGGGAATACGGGGATCCCGGGCTCTGGAGACCTATTGCACTGGCAAATAAAATCGAATATCCCGAGCTGCTCAAGCCAGGCACGGAATTGATCATACCTCCGGTGGAATAA
- a CDS encoding phage tail assembly protein: MDSDGNLHNKGIMRLATAADEILPLKDPRVKSNPAYLTIILLSRVITKLGSLESINPAVIENLFASDLAYLQDLYARINENATNEIHAVCPKCGHKFDLEEPEQGE; this comes from the coding sequence GTGGACAGCGATGGGAACCTCCATAATAAAGGGATCATGAGGTTGGCTACAGCGGCGGATGAGATCCTTCCATTGAAGGATCCGAGGGTCAAATCCAACCCCGCATATCTGACTATAATCCTGCTTTCAAGGGTAATTACAAAACTCGGGTCCCTTGAAAGCATCAACCCGGCTGTAATAGAGAACCTTTTTGCCTCTGACCTCGCATACCTGCAGGATTTGTATGCCAGGATCAATGAAAACGCTACAAATGAAATCCATGCAGTCTGCCCGAAATGCGGGCACAAATTCGACCTGGAGGAGCCTGAACAGGGGGAATAA
- a CDS encoding AAA family ATPase, producing the protein MTPYVDNLEHLLDELSRIDRLIRSYFEVFWTDPSEPMDEFRGLYISEAEISTLLNAGGFGTDSKTLPDSEIEEIREMRRNIGLRKIETLRYSKELRLQTLSELFSLDPFEIDILLIGLAPELDLKYEKIYSYLQNDVTKKRPGVDLALNLLCQTAEEKVKARAYFSRESPLVKNYLIYLEGRETGGNSEGQQSLLSAYIKVDERIIDFLLAFDEPDPRIRDFSYIMETKRSFEDLILPEDLKSRLKDSVSWHIRNKVPLKFFFEGPAGSGKKITAEATCRESDADLLIVDSKALLKNHFSETVTLVLRESLLQDSALYLENFDALLANNETEAKETEIPVKNLLQDLRNFPKDVFLAGRRFSERREDLINNGFLSFPFPRPPYLLRKKLWEACLEEDCILAGDIDLKELASKFRFTGGQIENVVSTAREISRAKNPDVPALSAEILYESCKARSNQRLSGLAVKINPHYNWEDIVLPKDTLEQLKEVCDFVKYRGIVYSDWGFEKKLSLGKGLNVLFSGPSGTGKTMAAEILAREVRLDLYKIDLSSIVSKYIGETEKNLNKIFKEAETSNAILFFDEADALFGKRSEVKDAHDRYANIETAYLLQKMEEHEGTVILASNFRKNMDDAFLRRLHFTIEFQVPDEKSRELIWRHTFPAETPLEAEVDFVFLSKFKLTGGNIKNIALSASFLAAGGSGRVGMEHIIRATKREYQKIGKLFTEADFGEYASYLR; encoded by the coding sequence ATGACGCCATATGTTGACAATCTCGAACATCTTCTTGATGAGCTCTCCAGAATCGACAGGCTAATCCGCAGTTATTTCGAAGTCTTCTGGACAGATCCTTCTGAGCCGATGGATGAATTCAGGGGCCTGTATATTTCGGAAGCCGAAATAAGTACGCTCCTGAACGCAGGGGGGTTCGGAACAGACTCAAAAACGCTGCCGGACTCTGAGATCGAAGAAATAAGAGAGATGCGCAGAAATATAGGTCTTAGAAAAATTGAAACCCTGAGATATAGCAAAGAACTGAGACTTCAAACCCTATCTGAACTTTTCAGCCTTGACCCGTTTGAGATTGATATCCTTTTAATAGGGCTTGCCCCTGAACTGGATCTGAAATATGAAAAGATCTATTCTTACCTTCAAAATGATGTGACCAAAAAACGACCCGGAGTCGATCTGGCCCTGAACCTGCTCTGCCAGACAGCTGAAGAAAAAGTTAAGGCAAGAGCATATTTTTCGCGAGAATCACCCCTGGTCAAAAATTATCTCATATACCTTGAAGGAAGAGAGACAGGCGGGAATTCGGAAGGACAGCAATCTCTTCTGTCTGCATACATAAAAGTTGACGAGAGAATAATTGATTTTTTACTTGCGTTCGATGAGCCTGACCCGAGGATCCGGGATTTTTCATACATAATGGAAACAAAAAGGTCTTTCGAAGACCTTATCCTGCCCGAAGACCTGAAAAGCAGGTTAAAAGACTCTGTAAGCTGGCACATAAGGAATAAAGTTCCTTTAAAATTCTTTTTCGAGGGTCCGGCGGGCAGCGGAAAAAAGATTACCGCAGAGGCTACTTGCAGGGAGTCAGACGCTGATTTGCTTATTGTGGATTCAAAAGCCCTTCTAAAAAACCATTTTTCTGAAACAGTGACCCTTGTGCTCAGGGAATCGCTTTTGCAGGATTCAGCACTTTATCTTGAAAACTTTGATGCTCTGCTTGCAAATAACGAAACCGAGGCTAAAGAGACTGAAATTCCTGTGAAGAATTTACTTCAGGACCTGAGAAACTTTCCAAAAGATGTTTTTCTGGCAGGAAGAAGGTTTTCTGAACGAAGAGAGGATTTGATAAATAATGGTTTCCTTTCTTTTCCTTTTCCTCGTCCTCCTTATCTTCTCAGAAAAAAATTATGGGAAGCTTGCCTGGAGGAAGACTGTATCCTGGCAGGGGATATAGACTTGAAAGAACTTGCAAGCAAGTTCAGGTTCACGGGCGGTCAGATTGAAAATGTTGTCAGTACGGCACGGGAGATCTCAAGGGCAAAAAATCCGGATGTCCCGGCACTCTCAGCTGAGATTCTCTACGAAAGCTGCAAAGCCCGGTCAAATCAGAGGCTGAGCGGTCTCGCTGTAAAAATTAACCCGCATTATAACTGGGAAGATATTGTCCTTCCGAAGGATACTCTTGAGCAGTTAAAAGAGGTCTGCGATTTTGTCAAATATAGAGGGATAGTATACTCCGACTGGGGTTTTGAAAAGAAATTATCCCTTGGCAAAGGCTTAAACGTGCTTTTTTCAGGTCCCTCCGGGACAGGGAAAACTATGGCAGCTGAAATTCTTGCACGGGAAGTCCGGCTGGACCTTTACAAGATAGATCTGTCGAGTATTGTCAGTAAGTACATTGGGGAAACCGAGAAGAACTTAAATAAAATATTTAAGGAAGCTGAAACAAGCAATGCAATTCTCTTCTTTGACGAAGCTGATGCCCTTTTTGGCAAAAGGTCCGAGGTAAAGGATGCTCATGACCGTTATGCAAATATTGAGACCGCTTATCTGCTCCAGAAAATGGAAGAACATGAAGGGACCGTGATACTTGCAAGTAATTTCCGGAAAAATATGGATGATGCATTCCTTCGCAGGTTACACTTTACAATTGAATTCCAGGTTCCTGACGAAAAATCCAGAGAGCTTATCTGGAGACATACCTTTCCTGCTGAAACTCCTCTTGAGGCTGAAGTGGATTTTGTTTTCCTGTCAAAATTCAAACTTACAGGCGGAAATATCAAAAACATAGCTCTCTCAGCTTCTTTTCTGGCTGCGGGAGGCTCTGGCAGGGTCGGGATGGAACACATCATCAGGGCTACGAAACGGGAATACCAGAAAATTGGAAAACTGTTTACAGAAGCTGATTTTGGTGAGTATGCAAGCTATTTGAGATAA
- a CDS encoding DUF6760 family protein, with protein sequence MYEEVAFIAYHFHWSHEEIMNFEHRDRQRWCEEISKINQRLSKDREKSILDVE encoded by the coding sequence TTGTATGAGGAGGTAGCCTTTATTGCCTACCATTTTCACTGGTCCCACGAAGAGATTATGAATTTTGAACACAGGGATCGCCAGCGCTGGTGTGAAGAAATCTCAAAAATTAACCAGCGCCTGAGCAAGGACCGTGAAAAGAGCATACTCGATGTCGAATAA
- a CDS encoding phage tail protein — protein MVRADPYRQFRFRVEIDGITQAGFSECTFGDTTTDVAEYREGDEPPRFRKLSGLTKYGNITLKWGITDSLDLYSWRQQVIDTGAESARRNMSIVLIDEAGADKARWNIERAWPSKYDPVDFNAKGNEVAIETLEIVHEGFKRAS, from the coding sequence ATGGTAAGAGCGGATCCTTACAGACAGTTCAGGTTCAGGGTTGAAATTGACGGGATTACCCAGGCGGGTTTCAGCGAATGTACCTTTGGGGACACCACAACAGATGTAGCTGAGTACAGGGAAGGGGACGAGCCTCCAAGGTTTAGAAAACTTTCCGGGCTAACAAAGTACGGAAATATCACCCTGAAGTGGGGAATTACTGATTCACTTGACCTCTACAGCTGGAGGCAGCAGGTAATAGACACAGGTGCAGAAAGTGCACGGAGAAATATGTCAATTGTCCTCATTGATGAAGCAGGTGCGGATAAAGCCCGCTGGAATATTGAGAGAGCCTGGCCCAGCAAGTACGACCCTGTAGATTTCAATGCAAAGGGAAACGAAGTGGCTATAGAGACTCTTGAGATTGTCCATGAGGGTTTCAAGCGAGCTTCCTGA
- a CDS encoding phage tail sheath family protein codes for MIKIGGINIPEYLAPGVYIEEFEIGAKPIEGVSTSTAGFVGFAERGPLNRPTLVTSVAEYQNTFGGYLPEDKEYDSVRWLPYAVEGFFSNGGKRAYIVRVAVKDSENEDSNAKAASGFVPDISGVTTLLTEETKAGSFVLKADNITGLEHGDVLFLRDGAFSEYIQLRFAGTAKVLTLNAPLANGTYAEGTEITKPVPGPTDPADPDAYEVQEKLEAGDTEIVLDDVSGLIVGDAVLLDKNENAEICILSAVNDTQKSITVTSTLKLKHDKGAEIQKLSIPEVDPVTAATLMELKAGDLIIPVAQGATEFDVNSALKIGDEYFLIKAVETGNLLLSEEKLKYQHKMNAEIKQLVRALNVSASSEGKWGNRIKVMSNLSSLSEASLTEPASNKDTLTLSTVNGMEKGTLLKIEPKDKAPIYETVKEVIKTGNSKKVVLENVINENLDTGTRASTVEFDLKIRFDGSEEIFKSLSMNSNHSRYITRIISEESSRLIRIKDVSSTQDPAKKIPMPAQDTEPGWLLAGGTDGIPEDEGKINETYAGKDDLIPENRTGLHTLKNKEDISIAAVPGITTQAIQDKIIAQCEEAKDRFAVLDPKMGSDLDEIQGQRNLYDSKYASLYYPWIQAYDPVSKKQVNVPPSGHICGIYARSDIERGVHKAPANEKINGALDLEKIGSAARIITKGQQEVLNPKGINCIIPFPGRGIRVWGARTISSDSLWKYINVRRLFIFIEKSIENGTQWVVFEPNNEKLWARVNATITQFLTGVWRDGALMGTKPEEAFFVKCDRTTMTQDDIDNGRLICVIGIAPVKPAEFVIFRIAQWAGGSAATE; via the coding sequence ATGATCAAAATAGGGGGAATAAATATACCGGAATATTTAGCACCAGGGGTATATATTGAAGAATTCGAAATCGGGGCAAAACCTATCGAAGGTGTCAGTACAAGTACAGCCGGTTTTGTAGGATTTGCGGAAAGAGGTCCTCTTAACAGGCCTACTCTGGTAACAAGTGTTGCAGAGTATCAGAATACCTTCGGAGGATATTTACCTGAAGATAAGGAGTATGACAGCGTACGCTGGCTGCCTTATGCTGTAGAAGGATTTTTCAGCAACGGAGGTAAACGGGCTTATATAGTAAGGGTAGCTGTCAAAGACAGTGAAAACGAAGATTCAAATGCAAAAGCTGCCTCCGGCTTTGTACCTGATATCTCGGGAGTCACCACTCTCCTGACTGAAGAAACAAAAGCAGGGTCTTTTGTCCTGAAGGCGGATAATATAACAGGCTTGGAGCATGGGGATGTTCTATTCCTTAGAGACGGAGCTTTCTCAGAGTATATCCAGCTCAGATTTGCAGGTACAGCAAAAGTTCTTACCCTTAATGCTCCACTGGCAAATGGTACATATGCGGAAGGAACCGAAATCACTAAACCTGTACCAGGCCCCACGGATCCCGCTGATCCTGATGCTTATGAGGTACAGGAAAAACTCGAAGCCGGAGACACGGAAATTGTACTTGACGATGTTTCCGGACTTATAGTAGGCGATGCGGTCCTGCTCGATAAGAATGAAAATGCGGAGATCTGCATCCTCAGCGCGGTCAACGATACGCAAAAGTCAATCACAGTAACATCGACGTTAAAATTAAAACATGACAAGGGTGCAGAAATACAGAAACTATCCATTCCCGAAGTTGACCCGGTAACTGCAGCCACACTTATGGAACTGAAAGCTGGGGACCTGATTATTCCGGTTGCTCAGGGAGCTACGGAATTTGATGTGAACAGCGCACTCAAAATAGGGGATGAGTATTTCCTTATAAAAGCAGTCGAGACTGGTAACCTGCTCCTTTCAGAAGAAAAACTAAAGTACCAGCACAAAATGAACGCAGAAATAAAGCAGCTGGTAAGAGCTCTCAATGTCAGTGCTTCAAGTGAAGGAAAATGGGGAAACCGGATAAAGGTCATGTCAAACCTGAGTTCCCTATCCGAAGCCAGCCTGACAGAACCTGCCTCAAATAAAGATACTCTCACATTGAGTACGGTAAACGGTATGGAAAAAGGCACCCTGCTCAAAATCGAACCCAAAGATAAGGCTCCGATATACGAGACCGTAAAAGAAGTGATTAAAACAGGTAATAGCAAAAAGGTAGTCCTTGAAAATGTGATTAATGAAAACCTCGATACGGGCACGAGAGCCTCTACGGTTGAATTTGATCTCAAAATCAGGTTTGATGGCTCGGAAGAGATTTTTAAAAGTCTCTCCATGAACAGCAATCACAGCCGGTATATTACCAGGATAATTTCGGAAGAGAGTTCCCGCCTGATTCGGATAAAAGATGTCAGCAGCACACAGGACCCGGCTAAGAAAATTCCCATGCCAGCACAGGATACGGAGCCAGGCTGGCTTCTTGCCGGAGGAACCGACGGAATTCCGGAAGATGAAGGAAAAATCAACGAAACCTATGCTGGCAAGGATGACCTCATCCCTGAAAATAGGACCGGACTTCATACTTTGAAAAATAAAGAGGATATAAGTATAGCCGCGGTTCCTGGCATTACCACACAGGCAATACAGGACAAGATCATCGCTCAATGCGAAGAAGCGAAAGACCGTTTTGCGGTTCTGGATCCGAAAATGGGTTCTGACCTTGATGAGATCCAGGGACAGCGTAATTTATACGATTCCAAATATGCTTCCCTTTATTACCCCTGGATTCAAGCATATGATCCCGTATCAAAGAAACAGGTCAATGTTCCTCCAAGCGGGCATATTTGCGGTATTTATGCTCGCAGCGACATCGAAAGGGGAGTCCATAAGGCACCTGCCAATGAGAAAATCAACGGAGCTCTGGATCTGGAAAAAATTGGCAGTGCTGCAAGGATTATCACAAAAGGCCAGCAGGAAGTTCTGAACCCCAAAGGAATCAACTGCATTATTCCCTTCCCGGGCAGAGGAATCAGGGTCTGGGGAGCTCGAACGATATCCAGCGATTCTCTCTGGAAGTACATAAACGTCCGACGCCTGTTTATCTTTATTGAAAAATCCATTGAAAACGGGACTCAATGGGTTGTTTTTGAACCGAATAATGAAAAGCTCTGGGCAAGGGTTAATGCAACCATAACTCAGTTCCTCACAGGAGTCTGGCGGGACGGGGCTCTTATGGGAACAAAGCCTGAAGAAGCTTTTTTTGTCAAATGTGACCGGACCACAATGACCCAGGACGATATCGACAATGGAAGGCTGATATGCGTTATAGGGATTGCTCCTGTAAAACCTGCAGAATTTGTTATCTTCAGGATAGCGCAGTGGGCAGGAGGGTCTGCAGCAACTGAATAA
- a CDS encoding phage tail protein, with the protein MAGTAGKSDPFMSYRFRVEIGGIIVAQMSEVTGLQAQTDTETYEEGGVNNFVHILPKRTKFNNLVLKRGITDLDQLWQWHQDVVNGRFERKDGAIILMDSEGNDRWRWEFSRAYPVRWAGPDLKADSSTIAFETIELAHQGIWKGRR; encoded by the coding sequence ATGGCAGGTACGGCAGGGAAATCGGATCCCTTTATGTCTTATCGCTTCCGAGTGGAAATCGGAGGGATTATTGTCGCCCAGATGTCCGAAGTAACCGGGCTTCAGGCACAAACTGATACCGAAACTTACGAAGAGGGTGGAGTAAATAATTTCGTGCATATCCTTCCGAAACGGACCAAGTTCAATAACCTCGTTCTCAAAAGAGGTATAACCGATCTCGATCAGTTGTGGCAGTGGCATCAGGATGTTGTTAACGGGAGGTTTGAGAGGAAAGACGGAGCCATAATTCTGATGGATTCTGAAGGAAATGACAGGTGGCGCTGGGAATTTTCAAGGGCTTACCCTGTCCGATGGGCTGGACCCGATTTGAAGGCAGACAGCAGCACCATAGCTTTTGAGACCATTGAACTTGCCCATCAGGGAATATGGAAGGGGAGAAGGTGA
- a CDS encoding DUF4255 domain-containing protein produces MSDYRAIADVGETLIELLRDNMEDLVDRESIVLFSPGEIDSSDNVRLSLFLYQVLENTHLRNQEMQVKGPDTLTFPPLTLELYYMLTSHTSSGVQDKTARSLEEHTVLGRAARVLYDNSVLKGSLLKGNLNKNEELHIMMSSLNMEDLTKIWSTFPSKPFRPSICYVVTPVQINSGREVGVQRVVSREINYAYYARKGGK; encoded by the coding sequence TTGTCTGATTACAGAGCAATAGCTGATGTTGGAGAGACTTTGATAGAGCTCTTAAGGGACAATATGGAGGATCTGGTTGACAGGGAGTCAATAGTGCTTTTTTCTCCCGGAGAAATAGATTCCAGCGACAATGTGAGGTTATCCCTTTTTCTGTATCAGGTTCTTGAAAACACTCATCTGAGAAATCAGGAAATGCAGGTTAAGGGTCCGGATACGCTTACATTTCCGCCATTAACTCTTGAACTGTACTATATGCTAACGTCTCATACATCCTCCGGAGTGCAGGATAAAACAGCCAGGTCACTGGAGGAGCATACTGTACTGGGCAGGGCTGCGAGAGTCCTGTATGACAATTCCGTTTTGAAAGGGTCGCTTTTGAAGGGGAACTTGAATAAAAACGAGGAGCTTCACATAATGATGAGTTCCCTGAACATGGAAGATCTGACCAAAATCTGGAGCACATTCCCGAGTAAACCTTTCAGACCTTCAATTTGTTATGTCGTTACTCCCGTACAGATCAATTCGGGTAGGGAGGTTGGTGTTCAAAGAGTAGTATCAAGGGAAATAAACTATGCCTATTATGCCAGAAAAGGGGGTAAATGA
- a CDS encoding phage late control D family protein produces the protein MTQLISSAEIYAPTFTVYRADSGEAVPKNEITGIEIDEDLENPGMFRIYFNEALDPKTQRFKWLDAESIFPGTMLVTSFGYASPRKESRITGRIRALSPGFFTGGPPTLTVEGYDLSHDLKKTHSDVNLNEVTYSDVARGIAEKNKLDSSGVEDPEIGPFRKIERKVNEKDYAFLKRLAEDIGFEFFIRNRILYFRKPADERKGSTDFEYYKNIISFSPRMSAANLVNEVRVTAWNEKNKETISETAELDEIKSSIGIQGFADIVEESQGTRLSVKIEGRVVRSREEAKAIALSELKKRNMGFITGTLECAGNPELRPGVTVNITKVGERFSGVYYVMKSKHVLGDAGYKTTLEVRRCL, from the coding sequence ATGACACAGCTGATTTCTTCTGCCGAGATTTATGCCCCGACTTTTACAGTTTACCGGGCAGACAGTGGTGAAGCTGTTCCAAAGAATGAGATCACTGGAATTGAAATCGATGAAGACCTGGAAAACCCGGGGATGTTTCGCATTTATTTTAATGAGGCACTTGACCCGAAGACGCAGAGATTCAAATGGCTGGATGCAGAAAGCATTTTCCCAGGAACCATGCTTGTGACTTCTTTTGGATACGCCTCTCCTCGAAAAGAAAGCAGGATAACCGGCAGGATCAGGGCATTATCCCCTGGTTTTTTTACAGGGGGTCCTCCAACGCTTACCGTTGAAGGGTATGACCTTTCCCACGACCTTAAAAAGACACATTCCGATGTAAATCTCAATGAAGTGACTTATTCTGACGTAGCCAGGGGGATTGCCGAGAAAAATAAACTTGACTCTTCAGGAGTGGAAGATCCGGAAATAGGACCGTTCAGAAAAATCGAGAGAAAGGTAAACGAAAAGGATTATGCTTTCCTGAAAAGGCTGGCAGAGGATATCGGATTTGAGTTTTTCATCAGGAACCGGATTCTCTATTTCCGAAAACCTGCAGATGAAAGAAAAGGAAGCACGGATTTTGAATATTATAAAAATATCATAAGTTTCAGCCCGAGAATGAGCGCTGCAAACTTGGTAAACGAGGTAAGGGTAACAGCCTGGAACGAAAAAAACAAGGAAACTATTTCAGAAACTGCTGAACTCGATGAAATAAAAAGCAGTATCGGGATTCAAGGGTTTGCCGATATCGTGGAAGAGTCTCAGGGGACCAGGCTAAGTGTGAAGATTGAAGGGCGGGTTGTCAGGTCGAGGGAGGAGGCAAAAGCAATTGCCCTCTCAGAGTTAAAAAAGCGAAATATGGGGTTCATCACAGGAACCCTTGAGTGTGCCGGAAACCCGGAACTGAGACCCGGTGTCACCGTCAATATCACAAAAGTCGGGGAACGCTTCAGTGGAGTATATTATGTTATGAAATCAAAACATGTGCTTGGAGATGCCGGTTACAAAACAACCCTTGAGGTTCGGAGGTGTCTTTGA
- a CDS encoding phage baseplate assembly protein V yields MTDLSELLGETEEGQAKNIYGVAVGIVTNNQDPEKRGRVKVNLPWRGENDESHWARVASPMAGSGRGMVFYPEVNDEVLVAFEQGDVNHPYIIGGLWNSQDLPPETNSSGENNIRKIKSRSGHELTFDDTPRQEKVEIKTQGGHMVILDDTSGQEKIEITDKTGNNRIVIDSAKNSIVMECAMQLTIKAGMLEIEGTSSLSLKSNAILTIQGLPVKIN; encoded by the coding sequence TTGACGGATCTGAGTGAACTTTTAGGAGAGACTGAAGAAGGTCAGGCTAAAAACATATACGGAGTTGCAGTCGGGATTGTAACCAACAATCAGGACCCTGAGAAACGCGGAAGGGTGAAGGTAAACCTGCCCTGGAGGGGAGAAAATGACGAAAGCCATTGGGCAAGAGTTGCAAGCCCTATGGCTGGGAGCGGAAGGGGTATGGTTTTTTATCCCGAAGTTAACGACGAAGTCCTTGTAGCATTCGAGCAGGGAGATGTAAACCATCCCTATATAATCGGAGGCTTGTGGAATTCTCAGGACCTTCCTCCCGAGACTAACAGCAGCGGAGAAAATAACATCCGCAAGATAAAGTCAAGGAGCGGGCATGAGCTTACATTTGACGATACTCCTAGGCAGGAAAAGGTTGAAATCAAAACGCAAGGAGGGCATATGGTCATCCTTGACGATACTTCAGGTCAGGAAAAAATAGAAATTACTGATAAAACCGGAAATAACAGGATTGTGATCGACTCCGCAAAAAACTCCATTGTAATGGAATGTGCCATGCAGCTTACTATCAAAGCCGGCATGCTTGAAATCGAAGGAACCAGTTCCCTTAGCCTGAAGTCTAATGCAATTCTCACGATCCAGGGCCTGCCTGTAAAAATAAATTAA
- a CDS encoding PAAR domain-containing protein, protein MPPAARVGDATSHGTPLGPGPGSPNVLIGGMPAWRGAADFHACLLSSGPAPHAGGVVVQGSPTVLINNLPAARQGDMVIEAGPPNAIIVGCPTVLIG, encoded by the coding sequence ATGCCACCTGCTGCAAGAGTTGGAGATGCCACATCCCATGGTACTCCTCTAGGACCCGGTCCCGGAAGCCCGAATGTTTTGATTGGAGGGATGCCTGCCTGGAGGGGGGCAGCCGATTTCCATGCATGTCTGCTCTCTTCAGGCCCTGCACCGCATGCCGGAGGAGTGGTTGTGCAGGGCAGCCCCACTGTTCTAATCAATAACTTGCCGGCTGCCCGTCAGGGAGATATGGTTATTGAAGCGGGACCTCCGAATGCGATTATAGTCGGGTGTCCTACGGTGCTTATAGGGTAA
- a CDS encoding GPW/gp25 family protein, whose protein sequence is MDFLGKGWKFPFNIDHRGKVDISSYEADIKEAIFIILGTAEGERLMRPGFGCRVHEYLFSTMDTLSLRLIENAVIDALTRWEPRIELIDVKALPDPANDGRLLINIDYRVRTTNTSFNLVYPFYVKEGV, encoded by the coding sequence ATGGATTTTCTCGGTAAAGGATGGAAATTTCCTTTCAATATAGACCATAGGGGAAAGGTAGATATTTCCAGCTATGAAGCTGACATAAAAGAGGCTATTTTCATAATCCTGGGGACAGCCGAAGGTGAACGCCTTATGAGACCCGGTTTCGGGTGCAGAGTCCATGAATACCTTTTTTCTACAATGGATACGCTCAGCCTTCGCCTTATAGAAAATGCCGTAATTGATGCTCTAACCAGATGGGAACCTCGTATTGAGCTAATTGATGTTAAGGCTCTGCCTGACCCTGCAAACGACGGAAGGCTCTTGATAAACATTGACTACAGGGTCAGGACCACAAACACCAGTTTTAACCTGGTCTATCCGTTTTATGTAAAAGAAGGGGTGTGA